The following are encoded together in the Ranitomeya imitator isolate aRanImi1 chromosome 4, aRanImi1.pri, whole genome shotgun sequence genome:
- the LOC138675315 gene encoding potassium voltage-gated channel subfamily A member 2-like gives MEIALVSWENGGAPAVAGSTAAAEDGATTTTTTTTTTLPGSTASRRDLLQIPRAPSWLNDYSQGREEVGGESCQQRPQQHHHHHHQKQQYQPPGTGQAGGGGGGGGGGGCGGGGVGDRLQSNNMIMSYPGSNIKDCDIDTVIRLDEEEEPHAHHHHHLPEEEEEHHFDLGIMDHENNQRVIINIAGLRFETQLSTLNQFPDTLLGDPEKRMRFFDPLRNEYFFDRNRPSFDGILYFYQSGGKIRRPVNVSIDVFADEIRFYELGEEAMERFREDEGFLKDEEKPLPGNEFQRQVWLIFEYPESSSSARGIAIVSVLVILISIITFCLETLPEFRDENELPPTLSTVLNDTQQPTPPSGLTDPFFIIETTCVIWFTFELLVRFFACPSKSEFSKNIMNIIDIVAIIPYFITLGTELAEQQTNNGQQAMSLAILRVIRLVRVFRIFKLSRHSKGLQILGQTLKASMRELGLLIFFLFIGVILFSSAVYFAEADDPESHFSSIPDAFWWAVVTMTTVGYGDMRPVTVGGKIVGSLCAIAGVLTIALPVPVIVSNFNYFYHRETDHEEQVILKEEPSSAQGSCAGDLKRSPSKSSLNKSVVHLENVEGIKNGTGTLEKTNLKAKSNVDLRKSLYALCLDTNRETDL, from the coding sequence ATGGAGATTGCTTTGGTGAGTTGGGAGAACGGTGGAGCTCCAGCTGTAGCTGGGAGCACAGCAGCAGCAGAAGATGGAGccaccacaaccaccaccaccaccaccaccacattgcCAGGCAGCACAGCAAGCAGGAGGGATCTGCTCCAAATCCCCAGGGCACCATCTTGGCTGAATGATTACAGTCAAGGGAGAGAAGAAGTCGGTGGGGAAAGCTGCCAGCAACGACCACaacaacatcatcatcatcatcatcagaagcAGCAATATCAGCCACCAGGGACCGGgcaggcaggaggaggaggaggtggtggtggtggaggtggatgtggaggaggaggtgtgggcgaTCGCTTGCAAAGCAACAACATGATCATGAGTTATCCTGGCAGTAACATCAAGGACTGTGACATAGACACGGTGATCAGGTTGGATGAAGAAGAAGAACCCcatgcccaccaccaccaccacctgccagaggaggaggaggaacaccaCTTTGACTTGGGTATCATGGACCACGAAAATAACCAAAGGGTCATCATCAACATCGCTGGCTTGAGGTTTGAAACCCAACTGTCCACGCTCAACCAGTTTCCAGATACTTTGTTAGGTGACCCCGAGAAAAGGATGAGGTTTTTTGACCCTCTGAGGAATGAATACTTCTTTGATCGTAACAGACCCAGCTTTGATGGTATCCTCTACTTTTATCAGTCTGGTGGCAAGATCCGACGCCCAGTCAACGTTTCCATTGATGTTTTTGCAGATGAAATTCGATTCTATGAGTTGGGTGAAGAAGCCATGGAGAGATTCAGAGAAGATGAGGGCTTCCTTAAAGACGAGGAGAAACCTCTCCCAGGGAATGAGTTCCAGCGCCAGGTATGGCTTATTTTTGAGTACCCAGAGAGTTCTAGTTCTGCCAGGGGTATTGCCATAGTCAGTGTGCTTGTCATCCTCATCTCTATCATAACCTTTTGCCTGGAGACCCTGCCAGAGTTCAGGGATGAGAATGAGCTGCCCCCAACACTGTCCACGGTGCTGAACGACACCCAACAGCCTACTCCCCCCAGTGGACTGACAGATCCCTTCTTCATCATAGAGACAACCTGTGTCATATGGTTCACCTTTGAATTACTGGTCAGGTTCTTTGCTTGCCCCAGCAAATCTGAGTTCTCCAAGAACATCATGAACATTATTGACATTGTGGCCATCATCCCTTACTTTATAACCCTTGGCACAGAGCTGGCTGAGCAACAGACTAACAATGGACAGCAGGCCATGTCtttggccatcttgagggtcatcCGGTTGGTAAGGGTCTTCAGGATATTCAAGTTGTCCAGGCATTCAAAAGGACTGCAGATCTTGGGGCAGACTTTGAAGGCCAGTATGAGAGAACTGGGGTTGCTAATATTTTTCCTTTTCATTGGAGTTATACTGTTTTCCAGTGCTGTCTACTTTGCAGAAGCTGATGATCCAGAGTCTCATTTCTCTAGTATTCCTGATGCTTTTTGGTGGGCTGTGGTTACTATGACCACAGTGGGCTATGGAGACATGAGGCCAGTGACCGTTGGGGGCAAAATTGTGGGTTCCTTGTGTGCCATTGCGGGTGTACTCACCATTGCTTTACCTGTCCCCGTCATTGTCTCAAATTTCAATTACTTCTACCATAGAGAGACTGACCATGAGGAGCAGGTCATTTTGAAGGAAGAACCTAGTAGTGCTCAGGGTAGTTGTGCTGGAGATCTCAAGAGAAGTCCCAGCAAATCTTCACTCAACAAGTCTGTAGTACACTTGGAAAATGTTGAGGGCATCAAGAATGGAACTGGTACCTTAGAAAAGACTAACCTCAAAGCCAAGAGTAATGTGGACCTTAGAAAGTCCTTGTATGCTCTGTGTCTGGATACAAACAGGGAAACGGACCTGTAA